One Lactobacillus sp. ESL0785 DNA window includes the following coding sequences:
- the truB gene encoding tRNA pseudouridine(55) synthase TruB: protein MINGILVIDKAKGMTSADVVYHLRKALHIKKIGHAGTLDPDVTGVLPIAIGQATKLIELMHTRTKKYVGSGILGYATDSYDISGKILLSKKLPRALTADEIRHGMQTFVGKIEQVPPIYSAVRVNGKHLYEYARAGIEVKRPKRQVEVLAYDLCSEPEFNQDTRQENFDFAIECSKGTYVRSLVNDLGTKLGYPAVMSDLRRTASSGFNIGQAVKLDEIIANPENVSQLIQPIDAFFKDYVQIELTSGQWLKVKNGAAIELETDANLVALRYNKKVKAIYQREDTKYRPHLMLLQNE from the coding sequence ATGATAAACGGAATTTTAGTGATTGATAAGGCTAAGGGGATGACAAGTGCCGATGTTGTCTATCATCTGCGTAAAGCCTTACATATTAAAAAGATAGGGCATGCAGGCACACTTGACCCAGACGTAACAGGGGTATTACCAATTGCAATTGGTCAAGCAACAAAGTTAATTGAATTAATGCACACACGAACCAAAAAATATGTTGGTAGTGGCATTTTGGGCTATGCAACCGATAGTTATGACATTAGTGGAAAGATTTTGCTTTCTAAAAAATTGCCTCGTGCACTTACTGCAGATGAAATTAGACACGGGATGCAAACTTTTGTCGGTAAAATTGAGCAGGTACCGCCAATTTACTCAGCAGTTCGTGTTAATGGTAAACACCTTTATGAATATGCACGGGCAGGCATTGAGGTTAAACGGCCGAAACGTCAAGTTGAAGTTTTAGCATATGATTTATGTAGTGAACCCGAATTTAATCAAGATACAAGACAAGAAAATTTTGACTTTGCGATTGAATGCAGTAAGGGAACGTATGTACGTTCACTTGTAAATGACCTAGGAACTAAATTAGGGTATCCTGCTGTAATGAGTGATTTAAGGCGAACTGCTAGCTCAGGCTTTAATATCGGTCAAGCCGTTAAATTGGATGAGATTATTGCAAATCCAGAAAACGTGTCGCAGCTGATTCAACCGATTGATGCTTTCTTTAAGGATTATGTTCAAATAGAACTAACATCAGGGCAATGGTTGAAAGTTAAAAACGGCGCGGCAATCGAGTTAGAAACAGATGCAAATTTAGTTGCGCTAAGGTACAATAAAAAGGTTAAAGCAATTTATCAAAGGGAAGATACTAAGTATCGGCCACACTTGATGCTTTTGCAGAATGAATAG
- the grpE gene encoding nucleotide exchange factor GrpE: MSKEDFPSEKDLDQEEATTKKSKEKAEPQKASAASKKEEQSPEQKLQEELTKAQADSKDFEDKYLRSQAEMQNMQNRYNKERAQLIKYESQSLAKDVLPAMDNLERALATKADDDVSKQLKKGVQMTLDALVKAMKDHGISEIEAEGVKFDPTLHQAVQTVAASSDDQKDHVVQVLQKGYQYKDRTLRPAMVVVAQ; this comes from the coding sequence GTGAGTAAGGAAGATTTTCCCAGTGAAAAAGATTTAGATCAAGAAGAAGCGACTACCAAAAAGTCAAAAGAAAAAGCTGAACCACAAAAGGCAAGTGCTGCTTCTAAAAAAGAAGAACAATCACCTGAGCAAAAACTTCAAGAAGAATTAACTAAGGCGCAAGCTGATAGTAAAGATTTTGAAGATAAATATTTGCGCAGCCAAGCAGAAATGCAAAATATGCAAAACCGTTATAATAAAGAACGGGCACAATTAATTAAATATGAATCACAATCTTTGGCTAAGGATGTTTTGCCTGCAATGGACAATTTAGAGCGTGCTTTAGCCACTAAGGCTGATGATGATGTTTCTAAGCAATTAAAAAAGGGTGTACAAATGACCCTTGATGCACTTGTAAAGGCTATGAAAGATCACGGAATTAGTGAGATTGAGGCTGAAGGTGTTAAATTTGATCCGACATTACATCAGGCTGTGCAAACAGTTGCTGCAAGTAGTGATGATCAAAAGGACCACGTTGTTCAAGTTTTACAAAAAGGATATCAATATAAAGACCGTACATTAAGACCAGCAATGGTTGTTGTTGCACAGTAA
- a CDS encoding ribosomal L7Ae/L30e/S12e/Gadd45 family protein, whose translation MQNRQKALNLLGLAQRAGKLVSGLEIVLVGIKAKQVKVVILANDSHADTTEKVTRIAKQNDVHIISAFNSSELSRAIGKERKVLGLTDTGFCKALVQKINEGV comes from the coding sequence TTGCAAAATAGACAAAAAGCGTTGAATTTATTGGGTCTTGCGCAACGAGCTGGAAAACTTGTTTCCGGACTTGAGATTGTGCTGGTCGGTATTAAAGCAAAGCAAGTAAAAGTAGTTATTTTGGCTAATGATAGTCATGCTGATACAACTGAGAAAGTTACTCGTATTGCTAAGCAAAATGATGTTCACATTATTTCTGCTTTTAATAGTAGCGAACTTTCACGGGCAATTGGCAAGGAGCGTAAAGTGTTGGGCTTAACCGATACTGGTTTCTGCAAAGCATTAGTACAAAAGATTAATGAAGGAGTGTGA
- a CDS encoding ribosome-binding factor A codes for MKHRIGRVEGEILRELTKILRKNIRDPRVNDVTITAVECTNDLSYATIYYSILSEDPNKEEEVATGLEKAKGMMRHLLGQVLTVYKVPKLIFKRDNSVKYGSKIDRLIAEVKKQDADRDN; via the coding sequence ATGAAGCACAGAATTGGTCGTGTTGAAGGAGAAATCCTCCGTGAGCTAACTAAGATTTTGCGGAAAAACATTCGTGATCCACGTGTTAATGATGTTACAATTACGGCAGTTGAATGTACGAATGATTTATCATATGCAACTATTTACTATAGTATTCTTTCTGAAGATCCAAATAAGGAAGAAGAGGTTGCCACAGGTTTAGAAAAAGCTAAGGGAATGATGCGGCACTTGCTGGGGCAAGTTTTGACTGTTTATAAAGTTCCGAAACTGATTTTTAAACGTGATAATTCCGTTAAGTATGGAAGCAAAATTGATCGGTTGATTGCTGAAGTTAAAAAACAGGATGCAGATCGTGATAATTAA
- the hrcA gene encoding heat-inducible transcriptional repressor HrcA has protein sequence MLTERQELILKTIINDFTQTHDPVGSKTVMNQLPIKVSSATIRNEMAVLEDQGLIEKTHSSSGRVPSSDGYRYYLDNLVEPLQIPESVYNKIINKLDRPFHQVNEIVQEAAKILSDLTNYTAFAEGPESRNVTVTGFRIVPLFSRQVMAILVTSDGNIQNQVYNLPHNVHGDEIEKAVRMINDELVGKSLNQITPDLLKQSLGQNASNKHASEFIDLVEDVINDAASEQMYVDGQINLLNNTSTNDVTNLRSLYELVDHDDLISNLVDYGNASENGRFPVRVSLGSELPNELLKDYSLLTAEYSVGSHGKGVIALLGPTNMPYSQVIGLLEYFRNELAKKLLEYYGRFK, from the coding sequence ATGTTGACCGAGCGTCAAGAACTTATTTTAAAAACCATTATTAATGATTTTACGCAGACACATGATCCTGTGGGCTCAAAGACTGTAATGAACCAGCTACCAATTAAAGTATCAAGTGCAACTATTCGTAACGAAATGGCTGTGTTAGAAGATCAGGGGTTGATTGAGAAGACGCATTCTTCTAGTGGTCGTGTTCCTTCAAGTGATGGCTATCGTTACTACCTTGATAATTTGGTAGAACCGCTGCAAATACCAGAATCTGTTTATAATAAAATCATCAACAAACTTGATCGACCTTTTCATCAAGTTAATGAAATTGTACAGGAAGCTGCTAAAATTTTATCAGATTTGACTAATTATACAGCATTTGCTGAGGGACCGGAGAGTCGCAATGTTACGGTAACGGGCTTTCGCATTGTTCCCCTGTTTAGCAGGCAGGTGATGGCAATCTTAGTTACAAGTGACGGTAATATTCAGAATCAAGTTTATAATTTGCCACATAACGTGCATGGTGATGAAATTGAAAAAGCGGTACGCATGATCAATGATGAATTGGTTGGCAAAAGCTTAAATCAAATTACGCCGGATTTGCTCAAGCAGTCATTAGGTCAAAATGCTAGTAACAAGCATGCTAGTGAATTTATTGACTTGGTGGAAGACGTTATTAATGATGCTGCTAGTGAACAAATGTATGTTGATGGCCAGATTAATTTACTTAATAATACTTCAACTAATGATGTTACTAATTTACGTTCATTGTATGAATTAGTTGATCATGACGATTTAATTTCTAATCTGGTTGACTATGGTAATGCGTCTGAAAATGGCAGGTTTCCGGTTCGCGTTAGTTTAGGATCAGAATTGCCCAATGAACTGTTGAAAGATTATAGTTTGTTGACTGCAGAATATAGTGTTGGTTCTCATGGTAAAGGTGTAATTGCCTTGCTGGGACCGACTAATATGCCATATTCACAAGTGATTGGTTTGCTTGAATACTTTAGAAATGAGCTAGCCAAAAAGTTGCTTGAATATTATGGTCGATTTAAATAA
- the dnaK gene encoding molecular chaperone DnaK, with product MSKVIGIDLGTTNSAVAVLEGKEPKIITNPEGNRTTPSVVAFKDGEIQVGEVAKRQAITNPNTVISIKRHMGEADYKVKIGDKSYTPQEISAMILQYIKKFSEDYLGEKVTDAVVTVPAYFNDAQRQATKDAGKIAGLDIKRIINEPTASSLAYGLDKDAEDEKVLVYDLGGGTFDVSVLQLGDGVFQVLSTNGDTHLGGDDFDNKIMDWLIQNFKDENGVDLSKDKMALQRLKDAAEKAKKDLSGVSSTHISLPFISAGESGPLHLEADLTRAKFDELTSDLVDRTKVAFDNALKDADLTVNDIDKVILNGGSTRIPAVQEAVKKWAGKEPDHSINPDEAVALGAAIQGGVISGDVKDVVLLDVTPLSLGIETMGGVFTKLIEKNTTIPTSKSQIFSTAADNQPAVDVHVLQGERPMAADDKTLGRFELTDIPAAPRGVPQIQVTFDIDKNGIVNVSAKDMGTGKEQKITIKSSSGLSDEEIKKMQKEAEEHAEEDKKKKEEVDLRNEVDQLIFSTEKTLKEVKDNDKISADDTKKVQDALDALKKAQKDNNLDEMKSKKDELTKVAQDLAVKLYQANGGAQGAAGQAGPQDPGSQGGSTNNGSAGDGEFHKVDPNK from the coding sequence ATGTCAAAAGTTATCGGAATTGACCTCGGAACTACTAACTCAGCAGTTGCCGTTCTTGAAGGTAAAGAACCAAAGATTATTACTAACCCAGAAGGTAATCGGACTACACCATCAGTAGTTGCTTTTAAAGATGGTGAAATTCAAGTTGGTGAAGTTGCTAAACGTCAAGCAATTACTAACCCGAATACAGTTATTTCAATTAAGCGGCACATGGGTGAAGCTGATTACAAGGTTAAGATTGGTGATAAATCATATACCCCACAAGAAATTTCTGCGATGATTTTACAATATATCAAGAAGTTCTCTGAAGATTATTTAGGCGAAAAAGTTACTGATGCTGTTGTAACAGTACCTGCTTACTTCAACGATGCCCAACGTCAAGCCACTAAGGATGCTGGTAAGATTGCTGGCTTAGATATCAAGCGGATTATCAACGAACCAACTGCTTCTTCACTTGCTTATGGTCTTGACAAAGATGCTGAGGATGAAAAAGTTTTGGTTTACGACCTTGGTGGTGGTACTTTTGATGTTTCCGTTTTGCAATTAGGTGACGGCGTCTTCCAAGTATTATCAACTAATGGTGATACGCACCTTGGTGGTGACGACTTTGACAATAAGATCATGGATTGGCTTATCCAAAACTTCAAGGATGAAAATGGTGTTGACTTGTCTAAAGACAAGATGGCTTTGCAACGGTTAAAGGATGCTGCTGAAAAGGCTAAGAAAGACCTATCTGGTGTATCGTCAACTCATATTTCACTACCATTTATTTCTGCTGGTGAATCTGGTCCTTTACACTTAGAAGCTGACTTAACAAGAGCTAAGTTTGATGAATTAACTAGTGATTTAGTTGACAGAACTAAGGTTGCTTTTGATAATGCCTTAAAGGATGCTGACTTAACGGTTAATGACATTGACAAGGTTATTTTAAACGGTGGTTCAACAAGAATTCCTGCTGTTCAAGAAGCCGTTAAGAAGTGGGCTGGTAAGGAACCAGATCACTCAATTAACCCTGATGAAGCTGTTGCCTTAGGCGCCGCTATTCAAGGTGGGGTTATTTCAGGTGATGTCAAGGATGTCGTTTTGCTTGATGTTACGCCATTATCACTTGGTATTGAAACTATGGGTGGCGTCTTCACTAAGTTAATTGAAAAGAACACAACTATTCCAACTTCTAAGAGTCAAATTTTCTCAACAGCTGCTGATAATCAGCCAGCTGTAGATGTTCACGTTTTGCAAGGTGAGCGGCCAATGGCAGCTGACGATAAGACTTTAGGTCGTTTCGAATTGACAGATATTCCGGCAGCTCCACGTGGTGTTCCGCAAATTCAAGTTACTTTTGATATTGATAAAAACGGAATCGTCAATGTTTCTGCTAAAGATATGGGTACTGGCAAAGAACAAAAGATTACCATTAAGAGTTCATCGGGTCTTTCTGATGAAGAAATCAAGAAGATGCAAAAAGAAGCCGAAGAACACGCTGAGGAAGATAAGAAGAAGAAGGAAGAAGTTGACTTGCGTAATGAAGTTGACCAACTAATCTTCTCAACTGAAAAGACACTGAAGGAAGTTAAGGACAACGACAAGATTTCTGCTGACGATACTAAGAAAGTTCAAGATGCTCTTGATGCTCTGAAGAAAGCACAAAAGGATAACAATTTGGACGAAATGAAGTCGAAGAAAGATGAGTTAACCAAAGTTGCACAAGATTTAGCTGTTAAGTTATACCAAGCTAATGGTGGTGCTCAAGGTGCTGCTGGTCAAGCTGGTCCACAAGATCCAGGTTCACAAGGTGGCAGCACAAATAATGGTTCTGCAGGTGACGGTGAATTTCATAAGGTAGACCCAAACAAGTAA
- the nusA gene encoding transcription termination factor NusA yields the protein MSKEMLEAFATLEKTKGIKQDVIVEAIKAALVAAYKKNYNQAQNVEVEFDERKGNFKLLAVKTVVDEVHDERLEYSLKDALNINKAYEIGDEIRFEVAPKDFGRIAAQTAKQVIMQHLREAERTHIIDEYSQYEDELITGTVERRDNRFVYVKIGNVEAVMPHNDQMPGEIYNPQDQIRVLVTHVGSDSKGAQITVSRTAPDMVKRLFEQEVPEIFDGTVEIVSIAREAGDRTKIAVKSNDPNIDPVGTCVGQRGSRVQNVVNELDGENIDVVKYEEDPSDFIANALNPAEVIAVQFGDEEEEEKKALVIVPDYQLSLAIGKKGQNVRLAARLTGYKIDIRPESEVEFVDDGSKSDSDDIDTDLSVESDESTAEEAANSETDLETGEQVVDDNDISESEETDEE from the coding sequence ATGTCTAAAGAAATGCTAGAGGCGTTTGCCACTTTAGAAAAGACAAAAGGTATCAAGCAAGACGTTATTGTTGAAGCAATTAAGGCAGCACTTGTTGCTGCTTATAAAAAGAACTATAATCAAGCTCAAAATGTTGAAGTTGAATTTGACGAACGTAAAGGTAACTTTAAATTATTAGCAGTTAAGACTGTTGTCGATGAAGTACATGATGAACGACTTGAATATAGTTTAAAAGATGCACTGAATATCAATAAGGCTTACGAAATTGGTGATGAAATTCGCTTTGAAGTTGCGCCTAAGGATTTTGGTCGGATTGCAGCACAGACTGCTAAGCAAGTTATTATGCAACATTTGCGTGAAGCTGAAAGAACCCATATCATTGATGAGTATTCACAATATGAAGATGAACTCATTACTGGTACAGTTGAAAGACGCGATAATCGGTTCGTTTATGTTAAAATTGGTAATGTTGAGGCTGTGATGCCCCATAACGATCAAATGCCAGGCGAAATTTATAACCCTCAAGATCAAATTCGAGTTCTTGTAACCCACGTTGGTTCTGATTCTAAGGGTGCCCAAATTACTGTTTCACGGACAGCACCAGACATGGTTAAGCGCTTGTTTGAACAAGAAGTACCAGAAATTTTTGATGGCACTGTTGAAATTGTTTCAATCGCGCGTGAAGCTGGTGACCGAACTAAGATTGCGGTTAAATCTAATGACCCTAATATTGATCCTGTTGGTACCTGCGTTGGTCAACGAGGCAGTAGAGTACAGAACGTTGTTAACGAACTTGACGGTGAAAATATTGACGTTGTTAAGTACGAAGAAGATCCATCAGACTTTATTGCTAATGCGTTGAATCCAGCAGAAGTAATTGCAGTTCAATTTGGTGACGAAGAAGAGGAAGAAAAGAAGGCATTAGTAATTGTGCCTGATTATCAATTATCCTTGGCAATTGGTAAGAAGGGTCAAAATGTACGTCTTGCAGCTCGTTTAACCGGTTATAAAATTGATATTCGACCAGAATCTGAAGTTGAATTTGTTGATGATGGCAGTAAGTCCGACAGTGATGATATTGATACAGATTTGTCAGTTGAGTCTGATGAAAGTACTGCTGAAGAAGCAGCTAATTCTGAGACTGATTTAGAAACTGGTGAGCAGGTTGTAGACGATAATGACATATCCGAGTCTGAAGAGACCGACGAAGAATAA
- a CDS encoding YlxR family protein produces MKKRKIPMRKDLLTNTMQPKKDLVRVVVDKEKNITVDPTGKKPGRGAYVSLDPSKIKFAQEKGVLERSLGAKVPDSFYEELFSYVDHQKARKELFGDK; encoded by the coding sequence TTGAAAAAAAGAAAAATTCCAATGCGGAAGGATCTATTAACTAACACAATGCAGCCTAAGAAGGATTTAGTGCGTGTTGTAGTTGACAAAGAAAAGAATATTACAGTTGATCCAACTGGTAAAAAACCGGGGCGTGGTGCATATGTGTCACTTGATCCTAGCAAAATAAAATTTGCGCAGGAGAAAGGCGTTTTGGAGCGTAGTTTGGGTGCTAAAGTGCCAGACTCATTTTATGAAGAACTCTTTTCTTATGTAGATCATCAAAAAGCAAGGAAAGAATTGTTTGGTGATAAATAA
- the infB gene encoding translation initiation factor IF-2, which produces MAKKRIYEIAKELGIDNKVVVKKAKDLGFDVKNHMSSLEDSQTNQLKSSFHDSAPAKKHENTAQKSSKIKISVKSIRKNEKNHEDEKSSRPKNRRRNNRRSNNRDDRGRRSQSRNQDRHANSSRPTAKPAAQDLLKQLKQKQRVEETSLNKQADQARKAYHEHLKNPKAAEEKVTVQETKQTASKTVAESQVTGPKILKPSPARMKKTQSSARENNQPASNNVGPEPVKEEKRRGNGHTRNTGKPGRKGRNQNFSNNHSDRHERRKRRNKKHQFEQVPRKQPTQRKERPLPETLVYEVGMNAQDLGKILHREPAEIVKKLFMLGVMTNQNQSLDKDTIELIAAEYGINAEEKVHEDISDIDTLYDKRMAASKESKRQIKRPPVVTIMGHVDHGKTTLLDRLRHTHVSAHEAGGITQKIGAYQVHVGEHLITFLDTPGHAAFSNMRERGAEITDIVVLIVAADDGVMPQTIEAIDHAKSANVPIIVAINKMDAPGANPQHVTEQLMKYNLIPEDYGGDTIFVNISAKTGENVDELLQMILLQADVMELKADPKQQAIGTVVEARLSRGRGPVADLLVQQGTLRTGDPIVVGNRFGRVRVMTNDRGRQIDKATPSMPVEITGLNDVPESADKLVVFDDEKTARSVGEQRAQQALQQSRENVQHITLDNLFDTMKRENMKEVDIVLKADVQGSTEALQQSLEKIEVEGVRVNIVHAGVGAVNESDVTLAGASNGFIIGFNVRPTATAKSQAEADGVDIRLYSIIYKAIDDVKAAMQGMLEPTYEDKVVGNLTVRETWKVSKIGTIAGAFVDSGFVTRDSNINLIRDGVVIYTGKVASLKRFKDDAKIVKQGFDCGLTIEGYNDIKIDDQLEAFEKQEVKPGK; this is translated from the coding sequence ATGGCTAAAAAAAGAATTTACGAAATCGCAAAAGAACTAGGCATCGATAATAAAGTTGTGGTTAAAAAAGCGAAGGACCTCGGCTTTGATGTAAAAAACCATATGTCATCACTAGAAGATTCACAAACGAATCAGTTAAAGAGTAGTTTCCATGACTCCGCTCCCGCTAAAAAGCACGAGAATACTGCTCAAAAGAGTAGTAAAATCAAAATTTCTGTTAAGTCAATTCGAAAAAATGAAAAAAATCATGAAGACGAAAAGTCTAGCAGACCTAAAAATCGTCGTCGAAACAATCGTCGGTCTAATAATCGTGATGATCGGGGCCGCCGCTCACAAAGCCGTAATCAAGATCGTCATGCTAATTCTAGTAGACCAACAGCTAAACCTGCAGCCCAAGATTTGCTTAAGCAATTAAAGCAAAAGCAACGAGTTGAAGAAACTAGCTTGAACAAGCAAGCGGATCAGGCGCGTAAAGCATATCATGAGCATTTGAAGAATCCTAAGGCTGCAGAAGAAAAAGTAACTGTTCAAGAAACTAAGCAGACTGCTTCGAAAACAGTAGCTGAATCTCAAGTAACGGGTCCTAAGATTTTGAAGCCATCGCCTGCTAGAATGAAGAAAACCCAGTCTTCTGCTAGGGAGAATAATCAACCTGCAAGTAATAATGTCGGTCCAGAGCCAGTTAAGGAAGAAAAAAGACGTGGCAATGGTCATACCCGTAATACTGGCAAGCCAGGTCGTAAAGGCAGAAACCAAAACTTTAGTAATAATCATTCTGATCGTCATGAAAGACGTAAACGGCGGAATAAGAAACATCAATTTGAACAAGTTCCACGTAAGCAGCCAACTCAAAGAAAAGAGCGTCCATTACCAGAAACCTTAGTTTATGAAGTTGGGATGAATGCCCAAGATCTAGGCAAGATTTTACACCGTGAACCAGCTGAAATAGTTAAGAAATTGTTCATGCTCGGCGTGATGACTAATCAAAATCAATCTCTTGATAAAGATACAATTGAATTAATTGCCGCTGAATATGGCATCAACGCTGAAGAAAAGGTTCATGAAGATATTTCAGATATCGATACTCTGTATGATAAGCGGATGGCAGCATCTAAGGAATCAAAGCGACAGATTAAGCGGCCGCCAGTTGTTACGATTATGGGGCACGTTGATCATGGTAAGACAACTTTACTTGATCGTTTGCGTCATACGCATGTTTCTGCACATGAAGCCGGTGGTATCACACAGAAGATTGGTGCTTATCAAGTTCATGTTGGTGAGCATTTGATTACTTTCCTTGATACGCCAGGGCATGCTGCCTTTTCTAACATGCGTGAACGTGGTGCTGAAATTACGGATATTGTTGTTTTGATTGTTGCCGCAGACGATGGGGTTATGCCGCAAACAATTGAAGCGATTGATCACGCTAAGAGTGCTAATGTACCAATTATTGTTGCAATTAATAAGATGGATGCGCCAGGGGCTAATCCACAACATGTTACTGAGCAATTAATGAAGTACAATTTAATTCCAGAAGATTACGGTGGCGACACTATTTTTGTTAATATTTCTGCTAAGACTGGTGAAAATGTTGATGAATTGTTGCAAATGATTCTGTTGCAAGCCGATGTAATGGAATTAAAGGCTGATCCGAAGCAACAAGCTATTGGTACTGTTGTTGAAGCACGGCTTTCTCGTGGTCGTGGTCCTGTGGCCGATTTGCTTGTTCAACAAGGAACGCTGCGGACTGGTGATCCAATTGTTGTTGGTAATCGTTTCGGTCGGGTCCGGGTAATGACCAATGATCGTGGCCGTCAAATTGATAAGGCTACACCATCAATGCCAGTTGAAATTACTGGATTGAACGATGTACCAGAATCAGCTGATAAATTGGTTGTCTTTGATGATGAAAAGACAGCTCGTAGTGTTGGTGAGCAAAGAGCACAACAAGCTTTGCAACAATCACGGGAAAATGTTCAACATATTACTTTAGATAATCTCTTTGATACAATGAAGAGAGAAAACATGAAGGAAGTTGACATTGTCTTAAAGGCTGATGTTCAAGGTTCAACTGAAGCTTTACAACAATCGCTTGAAAAGATTGAAGTTGAAGGTGTTCGAGTAAATATTGTTCATGCCGGTGTTGGTGCCGTTAATGAATCTGATGTTACCTTAGCTGGTGCTTCTAATGGCTTTATTATCGGGTTCAATGTTCGTCCAACAGCAACTGCTAAGTCACAAGCTGAAGCTGATGGTGTTGATATTCGCCTTTATAGTATTATTTATAAGGCAATTGATGATGTTAAAGCTGCTATGCAAGGAATGTTAGAGCCAACTTATGAAGATAAGGTGGTTGGCAACTTAACTGTTCGTGAAACTTGGAAAGTTTCTAAGATCGGAACAATTGCTGGTGCTTTCGTTGATTCTGGCTTTGTAACGCGTGATTCAAATATCAATTTAATTCGTGATGGCGTGGTTATTTATACTGGTAAAGTTGCTTCTTTGAAGCGGTTCAAGGATGATGCTAAGATTGTTAAACAAGGTTTTGATTGTGGGTTAACAATTGAAGGCTATAATGATATTAAGATTGATGATCAGCTTGAAGCCTTTGAAAAGCAAGAGGTTAAGCCAGGTAAGTAA
- the ribF gene encoding riboflavin biosynthesis protein RibF has translation MQIIHLTYPVKENVIPSKIVLALGFFDGVHRGHQHLIKLAAKTAQEKRLPLVVMTFDRHPKEVYQKAKVTYIDSAAEKAYKMEHLGVDYLIIIHFNQGFSQLTPQQFVDQIIVKLNTDTVVAGFDYTYGPREIANMKNFPKFAKGRFQIIDVPKQSYDGQKIGSTEIKQAIEDGKMEFAAQLLGAPYVMSGIVGHGLRNGHKLGFPTANLVWSENKVLPKVGVYATKTKIGGKWYDSMTSVGYNVTINQSKRIFIESNLFGFDQEAYDQKMIIKWYKYTRGEIKFADLAGLKKQMMQDKAEIKAYFANK, from the coding sequence GTGCAAATTATCCATTTAACTTATCCAGTTAAAGAAAATGTAATACCAAGTAAAATCGTTTTAGCCTTGGGCTTTTTTGATGGTGTTCATCGAGGCCACCAACATTTAATTAAGCTGGCTGCTAAAACGGCACAGGAAAAGCGATTGCCACTAGTTGTAATGACGTTTGACCGACATCCTAAAGAGGTTTACCAGAAGGCAAAAGTTACCTATATTGATAGCGCTGCTGAGAAAGCTTACAAGATGGAGCATTTAGGTGTTGATTATTTAATCATTATTCATTTTAATCAGGGCTTTAGTCAATTAACACCGCAGCAATTTGTTGATCAGATTATTGTCAAATTAAATACAGACACAGTAGTTGCCGGTTTTGACTATACTTATGGACCAAGAGAAATTGCTAATATGAAAAATTTCCCTAAATTTGCTAAAGGAAGATTTCAAATCATTGATGTTCCTAAGCAAAGTTATGATGGTCAGAAAATTGGCTCAACTGAGATCAAGCAGGCGATTGAGGATGGCAAAATGGAATTTGCCGCTCAACTCTTAGGTGCACCATATGTAATGTCAGGGATTGTTGGGCATGGCTTGCGTAATGGTCATAAATTAGGCTTTCCAACTGCCAACTTAGTTTGGTCTGAAAATAAAGTGTTGCCCAAAGTTGGAGTTTATGCCACCAAAACTAAAATTGGTGGCAAATGGTATGACTCAATGACCAGTGTCGGCTATAATGTCACGATTAATCAGAGCAAGCGAATTTTTATTGAATCAAACCTTTTTGGCTTTGATCAAGAAGCCTATGATCAAAAGATGATTATTAAGTGGTATAAGTATACACGTGGTGAAATTAAGTTTGCAGATCTTGCTGGATTAAAAAAGCAAATGATGCAAGATAAAGCTGAAATTAAGGCTTATTTTGCTAATAAATAA
- the rimP gene encoding ribosome maturation factor RimP, giving the protein MAKVTDLVLTEIKPIIAARNDELVDIEYVKEKGQNYLRIYVDRENGIDMDEIAGLSELISAKLDEIQPDPFPDPYVLELSSPGVERPIKSAKDWQKALDNYIHVGLYQKIAGEKNYEGTLRSFTDDEIELEIKIKTRRKRLTIPRKLIANIRFAIEF; this is encoded by the coding sequence TTGGCGAAAGTTACAGATCTTGTTCTGACAGAAATTAAACCGATTATTGCTGCACGCAACGATGAGTTAGTAGATATTGAATATGTGAAGGAAAAAGGTCAAAATTATTTAAGAATATATGTTGATCGCGAGAATGGAATTGATATGGATGAAATTGCTGGTCTTAGTGAGTTAATTTCAGCTAAGCTTGACGAAATTCAGCCCGATCCATTTCCAGACCCTTATGTTTTAGAGTTGTCCTCACCCGGAGTTGAGCGGCCAATTAAGTCTGCCAAGGATTGGCAGAAGGCACTTGATAATTATATTCACGTTGGCTTATATCAAAAGATTGCCGGTGAAAAGAATTATGAAGGTACACTTAGATCATTTACTGATGATGAAATCGAGTTAGAAATAAAGATTAAGACGAGACGGAAACGATTAACTATTCCTCGCAAGTTGATTGCAAATATCCGTTTTGCAATTGAATTTTAG